One window of Streptomyces sp. FIT100 genomic DNA carries:
- a CDS encoding stage II sporulation protein M — MLAIAFSVSLAALCTGIVLGCTSMDPAGGDGAWADPGGRPADVSFADSFGPIVLRNTGAAMLLFSGALTAGFSTVVALGLMAVYIGATFGAAARTAGFQEALGSIVLYAPLEFLGLLLAATAGMLPVVSGVANALHSSAEDDRSPLRAYAESLALSLKTLGVAVAVILVAALVESVVIAAR; from the coding sequence ATGCTCGCCATCGCGTTCTCGGTGTCCCTGGCGGCGCTGTGCACAGGAATCGTGCTGGGCTGCACCAGCATGGACCCGGCGGGCGGGGACGGCGCCTGGGCGGACCCTGGTGGTCGGCCGGCCGATGTCTCCTTCGCCGATTCGTTCGGCCCCATTGTGCTGCGCAATACGGGAGCCGCCATGCTGCTGTTCTCCGGCGCGCTGACCGCGGGATTCTCCACCGTCGTGGCGCTCGGCCTGATGGCCGTGTACATCGGTGCCACATTCGGTGCGGCGGCTCGTACCGCGGGATTCCAGGAGGCGTTGGGCTCCATCGTCCTTTACGCGCCGCTCGAATTCCTCGGGCTGTTGCTCGCGGCCACTGCCGGAATGCTGCCCGTGGTGTCCGGCGTGGCCAATGCCCTGCACAGCAGCGCGGAGGACGACAGATCGCCCTTGCGGGCGTACGCGGAGTCGCTCGCGCTCTCACTCAAGACGCTGGGCGTCGCGGTCGCGGTCATTCTCGTTGCGGCCCTGGTGGAGTCAGTCGTGATAGCCGCTCGCTAG
- a CDS encoding uberolysin/carnocyclin family circular bacteriocin codes for MNSFATKKTAGTTAAAGLISVIGLTFAGISVMYIAGMFGLSSSVATQIVNAVEVGGWVLAAAMALVSGGIAGTVVATAKWAISQWGKKVAIS; via the coding sequence ATGAACTCGTTCGCCACCAAGAAGACGGCCGGCACCACCGCGGCCGCCGGACTCATCAGCGTCATCGGCCTGACCTTCGCGGGTATCAGCGTCATGTACATCGCCGGCATGTTCGGCCTCTCCAGCTCGGTGGCCACCCAGATCGTCAACGCCGTCGAGGTCGGCGGCTGGGTCCTGGCCGCCGCGATGGCCCTGGTCTCCGGCGGTATCGCCGGCACGGTCGTCGCGACCGCCAAGTGGGCCATCAGCCAGTGGGGCAAGAAGGTCGCCATCTCCTAG
- a CDS encoding sensor histidine kinase, translating into MRLPRRIRLSAEQVAVVCALAEPLTVLDESGPLALAVCVPALLALPLRRRLPVTALCATLPAMVTGYLLLPWVITMYAVASSRPQGRVLWPSGLLIAAAVCPWPLPGVADKTLTELLNAIEVAALLSVGSTALGLLARARAQTQAQLARLEASQAREQRLGAEQAVIRERARLARDMHDTVSHHLSIIAVQAGALRAVESDPAKRADVESIRKHSVRALEELRDTVGVLRRSGILGATAAGRPHLADLPGLAADSALDVTTDLRALTERSWPPGVETAVYRIVQEALTNVRKHAPGAPVAISALLAEDRESLVLEVRNGPAAHRREDAAFPAGGHGLVGLRERAERLGGRLDASPGADGGFLVRAVLPL; encoded by the coding sequence ATGAGATTGCCCCGCCGGATCCGGCTCTCGGCCGAGCAGGTGGCCGTGGTGTGCGCGCTGGCCGAGCCGCTGACCGTACTCGACGAGTCCGGCCCGCTCGCGCTCGCCGTGTGTGTCCCGGCCCTGCTCGCCCTGCCGCTGCGCCGGCGCCTTCCGGTGACCGCACTCTGCGCCACGCTGCCGGCCATGGTCACCGGGTACCTGTTGCTGCCGTGGGTGATCACCATGTACGCCGTGGCCTCGTCCCGGCCGCAGGGCCGGGTCCTCTGGCCCTCCGGCCTGTTGATCGCCGCCGCGGTCTGCCCCTGGCCGCTGCCCGGGGTCGCCGACAAGACCCTGACGGAGCTGCTGAACGCCATCGAGGTGGCGGCTCTGCTGAGCGTCGGCTCGACCGCGCTCGGCCTGTTGGCCAGGGCCCGTGCCCAGACCCAGGCGCAGCTCGCCCGGCTCGAGGCGAGCCAGGCGCGTGAGCAGCGGCTGGGAGCCGAGCAGGCGGTGATCCGCGAACGGGCCCGGCTGGCCCGGGACATGCACGACACCGTCTCCCATCACCTGAGCATCATCGCCGTGCAGGCGGGCGCGCTCCGGGCCGTCGAGTCCGATCCGGCCAAGCGCGCCGATGTGGAGAGCATCCGGAAGCACAGTGTCCGGGCGCTGGAGGAACTGCGGGACACCGTGGGGGTGTTACGCCGCTCCGGGATCCTCGGCGCCACCGCGGCAGGTCGGCCGCACCTGGCGGACCTGCCGGGACTGGCGGCCGACAGTGCACTGGACGTCACCACCGACCTGCGTGCGCTGACCGAGCGGTCATGGCCGCCGGGCGTCGAGACGGCCGTGTACCGGATCGTTCAGGAGGCACTCACCAACGTACGCAAGCACGCGCCCGGTGCCCCGGTCGCCATCTCGGCGCTGCTCGCCGAGGACCGTGAGTCACTGGTGCTCGAAGTACGCAACGGCCCGGCCGCGCACCGGCGGGAGGACGCCGCGTTCCCCGCAGGCGGCCATGGGCTGGTCGGGCTCCGCGAGCGTGCCGAGCGCCTGGGCGGGCGGCTGGACGCCTCGCCCGGAGCGGATGGCGGGTTCCTGGTCAGGGCCGTGCTGCCGCTGTGA
- a CDS encoding response regulator transcription factor, with the protein MNESAIRVMIVDDEVLIREGLRRIIGTFEGVRVVAVCQGEEAVGEAERQRPDVVLLDVRMPDRDGLGVLADLRALERPPVVAMLTAFDAEEHLSEALHGGASGFLLKDTAPEQLEYAIRELAEGGSVIAPRVARTVVSGYVNRAGRPGEAAVASEGARPVGGIPAQPRSGPDLAGATATGELTARERQVLELLAAGLSNTEIGKELYIATTTVKDHVSVLFGKLGVANRVQAAVRAHQQGLVSSATAGTRRTA; encoded by the coding sequence ATGAACGAATCGGCCATACGCGTGATGATCGTCGATGACGAGGTCCTGATCCGGGAAGGGCTCAGACGGATCATCGGCACCTTCGAAGGTGTGCGTGTGGTGGCTGTCTGCCAGGGGGAGGAGGCCGTCGGCGAGGCCGAGCGGCAGAGACCGGACGTGGTCCTGCTCGACGTCAGGATGCCTGACCGCGACGGCCTCGGCGTGCTCGCGGACCTGCGCGCACTGGAGCGGCCCCCGGTGGTCGCCATGTTGACCGCCTTCGACGCCGAGGAGCACCTTTCGGAGGCGCTGCACGGCGGAGCGTCGGGCTTCCTCCTCAAGGACACCGCTCCTGAGCAGCTGGAGTACGCCATCAGGGAGTTGGCCGAGGGCGGCAGTGTCATCGCTCCGCGGGTGGCCCGCACCGTTGTCAGCGGGTACGTGAACCGGGCGGGCCGGCCGGGCGAGGCGGCCGTGGCGAGCGAGGGCGCGCGGCCGGTCGGGGGAATCCCCGCGCAGCCCAGGTCCGGTCCTGACCTGGCGGGAGCGACTGCCACGGGGGAGCTCACGGCGCGAGAGCGGCAAGTGCTCGAACTTCTCGCCGCGGGCCTGTCCAACACCGAGATCGGCAAGGAGCTCTATATCGCCACCACCACCGTCAAGGACCACGTCAGCGTCCTGTTCGGAAAGCTGGGCGTGGCCAACCGGGTGCAGGCGGCGGTCCGGGCCCACCAGCAAGGTCTGGTGAGCAGTGCGACGGCAGGAACACGACGTACGGCGTGA
- a CDS encoding DEAD/DEAH box helicase, which yields MSISSTDRAVLPENDEIVTDEVVNEEIVDAAETAEAAAADEAPATPEVTFGDLGLPEGVVRKLAQNGVTVPFPIQAATIPDALAGKDILGRGRTGSGKTLSFGLPTLATLAGGQTEKKKPRAVILTPTRELAMQVADALQPYGDVLGLKIKVVCGGTSMGNQIYALERGVDILVATPGRLRDIINRGACSLENVQVAVLDEADQMSDLGFLPEVTELLDQVPEGGQRMLFSATMENEIGTLVKRYLNNPVSHEVDSAQGNVTTMTHHVLVVKPKDKAPVTAAIAARKGRTIIFVRTQLGADRIAEQLVDAGVKADALHGGMTQGARTRVLADFKDGYVNALVATDVAARGIHVDGIDLVLNVDPAGDHKDYLHRSGRTARAGQSGTVVSLALPHQRRQIFRLMEDAGVDASRHIVGGAGIFDPEVAEITGARSLTEVQADSANNAAKQAEREVAQLTKELERVQRRAAELREEADRLVARAARERGEDPQAAVAEVTEAAETEVAAAAEVAVPEQAPAFREAREVREERPSYERRERRDERRDERRDDRGNFDRRERRDDRGGRSFERRDNDRPFNRDRRDDDRGGFRRDNDRGGNDRGGFRRDDRRDNDRPFNRDRGGNDRGGRSFERRDNDRPFNRDRRDDDRGGFRRDNDRGGNDRGGFRRDDRRDNDRGGRPFERRDHRGGSDRPFNRDRRDDRPSGGGFRSGGHDRPYGRRDDHRGSGSGSGSFGGGRRDDKPRWKRNG from the coding sequence ATGTCCATTTCCAGTACTGATCGTGCCGTCCTGCCCGAGAACGACGAGATCGTGACCGACGAGGTCGTGAACGAGGAGATCGTCGACGCGGCGGAGACGGCCGAGGCCGCGGCTGCCGACGAGGCTCCCGCGACCCCCGAGGTGACCTTCGGCGACCTCGGCCTCCCCGAGGGCGTCGTCCGCAAGCTCGCTCAGAACGGTGTCACCGTCCCGTTCCCGATCCAGGCCGCGACCATCCCGGACGCCCTGGCCGGCAAAGACATCCTCGGCCGTGGCCGCACCGGCTCCGGCAAGACCCTCTCCTTCGGTCTGCCGACCCTGGCCACGCTGGCCGGCGGCCAGACCGAGAAGAAGAAGCCCCGCGCCGTCATTCTCACCCCGACCCGTGAGCTCGCGATGCAGGTCGCGGACGCCCTCCAGCCCTACGGCGACGTCCTCGGCCTGAAGATCAAGGTCGTCTGCGGCGGTACGTCCATGGGCAACCAGATCTACGCGCTCGAGCGCGGCGTCGACATCCTCGTCGCCACCCCGGGCCGACTGCGCGACATCATCAACCGTGGCGCCTGCTCCCTCGAGAACGTCCAGGTCGCGGTCCTCGACGAGGCCGACCAGATGTCCGACCTGGGCTTCCTGCCCGAGGTCACCGAGCTGCTCGACCAGGTGCCCGAGGGTGGCCAGCGCATGCTCTTCTCCGCCACCATGGAGAACGAGATCGGCACCCTGGTCAAGCGCTACCTGAACAACCCGGTCAGCCACGAGGTCGACAGCGCCCAGGGCAACGTCACGACCATGACCCACCACGTCCTCGTCGTGAAGCCGAAGGACAAGGCGCCGGTCACGGCCGCGATCGCCGCCCGCAAGGGCCGCACGATCATCTTCGTCCGTACGCAGCTGGGGGCCGACCGTATCGCCGAGCAGCTCGTCGACGCGGGCGTGAAGGCCGATGCGCTGCACGGCGGCATGACGCAGGGTGCCCGCACCCGTGTCCTCGCCGACTTCAAGGACGGTTATGTCAACGCGCTGGTGGCGACCGATGTCGCCGCCCGCGGTATCCACGTCGACGGCATCGACCTCGTCCTGAACGTGGACCCGGCCGGGGACCACAAGGACTACCTGCACCGTTCGGGCCGCACCGCCCGTGCCGGCCAGTCCGGCACGGTCGTCTCGCTGGCGCTCCCGCACCAGCGCCGCCAGATCTTCCGTCTGATGGAGGACGCGGGCGTCGACGCCTCGCGCCACATCGTCGGCGGTGCGGGCATCTTCGACCCGGAGGTCGCCGAGATCACCGGTGCCCGTTCGCTGACCGAGGTCCAGGCCGACTCCGCGAACAACGCCGCCAAGCAGGCCGAGCGCGAGGTCGCCCAGCTCACCAAGGAGCTGGAGCGCGTCCAGCGCCGCGCCGCCGAACTCCGCGAGGAGGCCGACCGCCTGGTCGCCCGTGCCGCGCGCGAGCGTGGCGAGGACCCGCAGGCCGCGGTCGCCGAGGTGACCGAGGCGGCGGAGACCGAGGTCGCGGCGGCAGCCGAGGTGGCCGTACCCGAGCAGGCCCCGGCGTTCCGCGAGGCCCGTGAGGTCCGTGAGGAGCGTCCGTCGTACGAGCGCCGCGAGCGCCGTGACGAGCGCCGTGACGAGCGCCGTGACGATCGGGGCAACTTCGACCGTCGCGAGCGCCGTGACGACCGTGGCGGCCGTTCGTTCGAGCGTCGTGACAACGACCGTCCGTTCAACCGCGACCGTCGTGACGACGACCGCGGTGGCTTCCGCCGTGACAACGACCGTGGTGGCAACGACCGCGGTGGTTTCCGTCGTGACGACCGTCGTGACAACGACCGTCCGTTCAACCGCGACCGCGGTGGCAACGACCGTGGCGGCCGTTCGTTCGAGCGTCGTGACAACGACCGTCCGTTCAACCGCGACCGTCGTGACGACGACCGCGGTGGCTTCCGCCGTGACAACGACCGTGGCGGCAACGACCGTGGCGGCTTCCGTCGCGACGACCGTCGCGACAACGACCGTGGTGGCCGCCCCTTCGAGCGTCGCGACCACCGCGGCGGCAGCGACCGTCCGTTCAACCGCGACCGCCGCGACGACCGTCCCTCGGGCGGCGGCTTCCGCTCCGGCGGCCACGACCGCCCGTACGGCCGCCGTGACGACCACCGCGGCTCGGGCTCCGGCTCCGGCTCGTTCGGTGGCGGCCGCCGTGACGACAAGCCGCGCTGGAAGCGCAACGGCTGA
- the crcB gene encoding fluoride efflux transporter CrcB: MGQGTGTRSGSGSGSGRVGRAPWAGVKWSVIAAVSAGGALGASARYGMSLAWPSVWAIFTVNVVGCALIGVLMVLVSEREVVTSPLARPFLGVGVLGGFTTFSTYALDVVKLLERHQVAQAVAYGAGTVAGALAAVWLGAWLTRRVVAFARRLGRGA, from the coding sequence GTGGGCCAGGGCACGGGCACCAGGTCCGGCTCCGGCTCCGGCTCCGGGCGGGTCGGGCGAGCCCCCTGGGCGGGCGTCAAGTGGAGCGTCATCGCGGCGGTTTCCGCCGGAGGGGCGCTGGGCGCGTCCGCGCGCTACGGGATGTCGCTCGCCTGGCCTTCGGTATGGGCGATCTTCACCGTCAATGTGGTCGGTTGTGCCCTCATCGGCGTGCTGATGGTGCTGGTGAGCGAGCGCGAGGTGGTCACGAGCCCGCTGGCGCGCCCGTTCCTCGGGGTCGGGGTGCTGGGCGGGTTCACGACGTTCTCGACGTACGCCCTCGACGTCGTGAAGCTGCTGGAGCGTCACCAGGTCGCGCAGGCAGTGGCGTACGGCGCCGGAACGGTAGCCGGCGCGCTGGCGGCGGTGTGGCTGGGCGCGTGGCTCACCCGCCGGGTCGTGGCGTTCGCCCGGCGGCTCGGGCGCGGAGCCTGA
- a CDS encoding metallopeptidase family protein, whose protein sequence is MLEMTREEFEELVAEALDRIPPELTRLMDNVAVFVEDEPSADDPELLGLYEGTPLTDRGEWYAGVLPDRITIYRGPTLRICETREEVVEETEITVVHEIAHHFGIDDERLHALGYG, encoded by the coding sequence GTGCTGGAGATGACGCGCGAGGAGTTCGAGGAACTGGTCGCCGAGGCGCTGGACCGGATCCCGCCGGAGCTGACGCGGCTGATGGACAACGTCGCGGTGTTCGTCGAGGACGAACCGTCCGCCGACGATCCCGAGCTGCTCGGGCTGTACGAGGGGACTCCGCTGACCGACCGCGGGGAGTGGTACGCCGGCGTTCTGCCGGACCGGATCACGATCTACCGGGGTCCGACGCTGCGGATCTGCGAGACCCGTGAGGAAGTGGTCGAGGAGACCGAGATCACGGTGGTCCATGAGATCGCCCACCACTTCGGGATCGACGACGAGCGGCTGCACGCGCTCGGGTACGGGTGA
- a CDS encoding metallophosphoesterase, giving the protein MASAREARQRLRALLTRTRRRTPATTGSPAGALAPTPHPYARAIGLVAVVLLGAWLGLLIVGSVRTPVGPMDTSMTLRPSLSGGTKINVSPLGALELDSHTAPIRLDVDVDRLDPIRSQALVEHPERLAGLQDEITQDVTAGTRDLAVRSCVAVVAGATALGLAVYRSPRRALTAGGLALALLAASGTSAYATWNPKSVLEPKFSGLLSSAPSVVGSARSIVTEFDVYQKELARLVTNVTKLYDATSTLPVYQPDPGTMRVLHVSDIHLNPAAWHIIGSLVEQYEIDVIIDSGDTMDHGTAAENTFLDPIPDLGAPYVWVRGNHDSPATQRYLQDLDNVHVLDEGRAVTVAGLRVAGTGDPQFTPDRSVAAQGDPAERMAGIRLASALRDQRRAGTPVDIAVAHNPVAARETDGTVPLALAGHVHHRETELLPLGTRLKIEGSTGGGGLRAVQNDEPEKVRASVLYLDRTTRTLQAWDEITLGGLGLTTAEVSRHLATEPAAGSPPPAPRSSPAP; this is encoded by the coding sequence ATGGCCAGCGCCCGTGAAGCCCGTCAACGGCTCCGTGCCCTCCTCACCCGTACCCGGCGCCGCACCCCCGCCACCACCGGTTCCCCCGCCGGCGCCCTCGCCCCTACCCCCCATCCCTATGCCCGCGCGATCGGACTGGTCGCCGTCGTCCTGCTGGGCGCCTGGCTGGGGCTGCTGATCGTCGGGTCCGTCCGTACGCCCGTCGGGCCCATGGACACGAGCATGACCCTCCGCCCGTCCCTCTCCGGCGGCACGAAGATCAACGTCTCCCCGCTCGGCGCCCTCGAACTGGACTCCCACACCGCGCCCATCCGCCTCGACGTCGACGTCGACCGGCTCGACCCCATCCGCTCCCAGGCCCTGGTCGAGCATCCGGAGCGGCTCGCCGGCCTCCAGGACGAGATCACCCAGGACGTCACGGCCGGCACCCGCGACCTCGCCGTGCGTTCCTGCGTCGCCGTCGTCGCCGGCGCCACCGCGCTCGGCCTCGCGGTCTACCGCAGCCCGCGCCGCGCCCTCACGGCGGGCGGCCTCGCACTCGCCCTCCTGGCGGCGTCCGGCACCAGCGCGTACGCGACCTGGAACCCGAAGTCGGTCCTGGAGCCGAAGTTCTCCGGCCTCCTGTCCTCGGCGCCTTCCGTCGTGGGCAGCGCCCGCTCGATCGTCACCGAATTCGACGTCTACCAGAAGGAGTTGGCCCGTCTCGTCACCAACGTGACCAAGCTGTACGACGCGACCTCCACGCTCCCCGTCTACCAGCCGGACCCGGGGACGATGCGCGTCCTGCACGTCTCCGACATCCACCTCAACCCGGCCGCGTGGCACATCATCGGCTCACTGGTGGAGCAGTACGAGATCGACGTCATCATCGACTCCGGCGACACCATGGACCACGGCACCGCCGCCGAGAACACCTTCCTCGACCCGATCCCCGACCTCGGCGCGCCCTACGTCTGGGTCCGCGGCAACCACGACTCGCCCGCCACCCAGCGCTATCTCCAGGACCTCGACAACGTCCACGTCCTCGACGAGGGCCGCGCGGTCACCGTGGCGGGCCTGCGCGTGGCGGGCACCGGCGACCCCCAGTTCACCCCCGACCGCTCGGTCGCCGCCCAGGGCGACCCCGCCGAGCGCATGGCCGGGATCCGCCTCGCCTCCGCCCTGCGCGACCAGCGCCGCGCGGGCACCCCCGTCGACATCGCCGTCGCCCACAACCCGGTCGCCGCCCGCGAGACCGACGGCACCGTCCCCCTCGCCCTGGCGGGCCACGTACACCACCGCGAGACCGAGCTCCTGCCGCTCGGCACCCGCCTGAAGATCGAGGGCTCCACGGGCGGCGGGGGACTGCGCGCGGTCCAGAACGACGAGCCGGAGAAGGTCCGCGCCTCCGTCCTCTACCTGGACCGCACCACGCGCACGCTCCAGGCGTGGGACGAGATCACCCTGGGCGGCCTGGGCCTCACAACCGCCGAGGTCAGCCGCCATCTGGCCACCGAACCAGCCGCCGGCTCACCGCCCCCGGCCCCCCGCTCCTCACCCGCCCCGTAA